The following are encoded together in the Lathyrus oleraceus cultivar Zhongwan6 chromosome 3, CAAS_Psat_ZW6_1.0, whole genome shotgun sequence genome:
- the LOC127128511 gene encoding serine/threonine-protein kinase PBL34 isoform X1, with translation MGFRDNAIKAGSLDVGKKSKGKMKKDGDEKEIGCCVKFNCFGKCIPSRSKVDSSKSGTTSAYSVDKASAYEKRERERSAPPGSSTTSNAESIPSTPKFSEELRVSSDLRKFTFIELKMATRNFRPESLLGEGGFGCVFKGWIEENGTAPVKPGTGLTVAVKTLNHDGLQGHKEWLAELNILGDIVHPNLVKLIGFCIEDDQRLLVYQFMPRGSLENHLFRKGSLPLPWAIRMKIALGAAKGLHFLHEEAQRPIIYRDFKTSNILLDAEYNAKLSDFGLAKDGPQGENTHISTRVMGTYGYAAPEYVMTGHLTSKSDVYSFGVVLLEMLTGRRAVDKNRPNGEHNLVEWARPVLGERRLLFQIIDPRLEGHFSVKGAQKAAQLAAQCLSRDPKLRPMMSEVVQALKPLQNLKDMAITSYHFQVVRVDRTMSMPKNGTQTQLTSLSKKGQPMRILSSPNGQNGSPYRHYIKSPKPNG, from the exons ATGGGGTTTAGGGATAATGCAATTAAAGCAGGGAGTTTGGATGTGGGGAAGAAGTCAAAGGGAAAGATGAAGAAGGATGGTGATGAGAAGGAAATTGGGTGTTGTGTTAAATTTAATTGCTTTGGAAAGTGTATACCTTCAAGATCAAAAGTTGATTCTTCTAAAAGTGGCACCACAAGTGCTTATAGTG TGGATAAAGCATCTGCATATGAGAAAAGGGAAAGAGAAAGGAGTGCTCCTCCGGGATCGTCGACAACTAGTAATGCAGAAAGTATCCCTTCTACTCCAAAGTTCAGTGAGGAATTGAGGGTTTCTTCTGATTTGAGAAAATTCACATTCATTGAGCTAAAGATGGCGACTAGGAATTTTCGACCCGAGAGTCTTCTTGGTGAGGGAGGATTTGGTTGTGTCTTCAAAGGTTGGATTGAAGAGAACGGAACTGCACCTGTGAAACCAGGTACTGGACTTACCGTTGCGGTCAAGACCCTCAACCACGATGGACTTCAGGGTCACAAAGAGTGGCTT GCTGAGTTAAACATTCTTGGTGATATTGTTCACCCGAATCTGGTTAAATTGATTGGTTTTTGTATCGAAGATGATCAAAGATTATTGGTTTATCAGTTTATGCCTCGAGGAAGTTTGGAGAATCACCTCTTCAGAA AAGGGTCCTTGCCTCTTCCGTGGGCGATTAGAATGAAAATTGCGCTCGGTGCAGCAAAAGGACTTCATTTTCTCCACGAAGAAGCTCAAAGGCCTATAATCTATCGTGATTTCAAGACGTCTAATATTCTATTAGATGCG GAATATAATGCAAAGCTCTCTGATTTTGGACTTGCTAAAGATGGTCCTCAAGGTGAAAATACACATATATCAACAAGAGTTATGGGAACATACGGCTACGCAGCTCCTGAGTATGTGATGACGG GTCATTTGACATCAAAAAGCGACGTCTATAGTTTTGGGGTAGTGCTACTTGAAATGCTCACCGGTCGACGAGCTGTTGATAAGAATAGACCGAACGGGGAACACAACCTTGTCGAGTGGGCAAGACCTGTACTAGGAGAACGAAGATTATTATTCCAGATAATCGATCCTCGTCTCGAAGGTCACTTCTCAGTGAAAGGAGCACAAAAAGCCGCCCAACTAGCCGCTCAATGCCTTAGCCGTGATCCAAAACTCAGACCTATGATGAGTGAAGTTGTTCAAGCTCTAAAGCCTCTGCAAAACCTCAAAGACATGGCTATCACGTCGTATCACTTTCAAGTCGTGCGAGTAGATCGCACGATGTCGATGCCAAAAAACGGTACGCAAACACAGTTAACATCTTTATCGAAGAAAGGTCAACCTATGAGGATATTGTCGAGCCCAAATGGTCAAAACGGTTCTCCGTATCGTCATTACATTAAGTCGCCTAAACCTAACGGATAA
- the LOC127131892 gene encoding uncharacterized protein LOC127131892 yields MSHNTKPSSLEASNTNPSSASLSEKTQPRKRLIVKLSYPPGSRKRDSDSCATDENKRRKIQDSVKPVVICYWVDSNYQTKSTALSQTKDSNIVVENKKIIKNQVFNTVTSQPKDSNIVVENKKIIKIKNQVSNTVTSQPKDSNIVVENKKMIKNQVSKTEIDFNGPKESSKLCPKTASVTRGEECGLKELMECVKRRQCWLILKRMLVDRDGWDLKDPPKIAKSDKCKIKAIGLKEIERKMRLYATEDEFASDMSLVFSNAMVTYPPRNHIYQIAKKFSDTFEHKWKSLKDTWEFEDTKRSNTHKRY; encoded by the coding sequence ATGTCGCATAACACCAAACCTTCTTCCTTAGAAGCATCGAACACAAACCCTTCTTCTGCATCCCTGTCCGAGAAAACACAACCTCGTAAAAGACTTATCGTCAAGCTCAGTTATCCTCCTGGTTCAAGAAAACGTGATTCAGATTCTTGCGCCACAGATGAAAACAAGAGAAGGAAGATTCAAGATTCTGTGAAACCAGTCGTAATCTGTTATTGGGTTGATTCAAATTATCAAACCAAATCAACAGCTTTGTCTCAAACAAAGGATAGTAACATTGTTGTTGAAAACAAGAAGATCATCAAGAACCAAGTTTTCAACACAGTTACGTCTCAACCAAAGGATAGTAACATTGTTGTTGAAAACAAGAAGATAATCAAGATCAAGAACCAAGTTTCCAACACAGTTACGTCTCAACCAAAGGATAGTAACATTGTTGTTGAAAACAAAAAGATGATCAAGAACCAAGTTTCAAAAACAGAAATAGATTTTAATGGTCCGAAAGAAAGTTCAAAACTTTGTCCCAAAACAGCGTCTGTGACAAGAGGTGAAGAATGTGGGTTGAAGGAACTGATGGAGTGTGTTAAGAGGAGGCAATGTTGGTTGATATTGAAGAGGATGTTGGTAGATAGAGATGGTTGGGATTTGAAAGATCCTCCAAAAATAGCAAAGTCTGATAAGTGTAAGATAAAGGCAATAGGTTTGAAGGAAATAGAGAGAAAAATGAGGTTGTATGCAACAGAGGATGAGTTTGCTAGCGACATGAGTCTTGTGTTCTCTAATGCAATGGTAACGTATCCTCCAAGGAATCATATTTACCAAATTGCAAAAAAGTTTAGTGACACTTTTGAACACAAATGGAAGTCATTGAAGGATACGTGGGAATTTGAAGATACAAAAAGAAGTAACACTCACAAGAGATACTAA
- the LOC127128511 gene encoding serine/threonine-protein kinase PBL34 isoform X2, which translates to MGFRDNAIKAGSLDVGKKSKGKMKKDGDEKEIGCCVKFNCFGKCIPSRSKVDSSKSGTTSAYSVDKASAYEKRERERSAPPGSSTTSNAESIPSTPKFSEELRVSSDLRKFTFIELKMATRNFRPESLLGEGGFGCVFKGWIEENGTAPVKPGTGLTVAVKTLNHDGLQGHKEWLAELNILGDIVHPNLVKLIGFCIEDDQRLLVYQFMPRGSLENHLFRRSLPLPWAIRMKIALGAAKGLHFLHEEAQRPIIYRDFKTSNILLDAEYNAKLSDFGLAKDGPQGENTHISTRVMGTYGYAAPEYVMTGHLTSKSDVYSFGVVLLEMLTGRRAVDKNRPNGEHNLVEWARPVLGERRLLFQIIDPRLEGHFSVKGAQKAAQLAAQCLSRDPKLRPMMSEVVQALKPLQNLKDMAITSYHFQVVRVDRTMSMPKNGTQTQLTSLSKKGQPMRILSSPNGQNGSPYRHYIKSPKPNG; encoded by the exons ATGGGGTTTAGGGATAATGCAATTAAAGCAGGGAGTTTGGATGTGGGGAAGAAGTCAAAGGGAAAGATGAAGAAGGATGGTGATGAGAAGGAAATTGGGTGTTGTGTTAAATTTAATTGCTTTGGAAAGTGTATACCTTCAAGATCAAAAGTTGATTCTTCTAAAAGTGGCACCACAAGTGCTTATAGTG TGGATAAAGCATCTGCATATGAGAAAAGGGAAAGAGAAAGGAGTGCTCCTCCGGGATCGTCGACAACTAGTAATGCAGAAAGTATCCCTTCTACTCCAAAGTTCAGTGAGGAATTGAGGGTTTCTTCTGATTTGAGAAAATTCACATTCATTGAGCTAAAGATGGCGACTAGGAATTTTCGACCCGAGAGTCTTCTTGGTGAGGGAGGATTTGGTTGTGTCTTCAAAGGTTGGATTGAAGAGAACGGAACTGCACCTGTGAAACCAGGTACTGGACTTACCGTTGCGGTCAAGACCCTCAACCACGATGGACTTCAGGGTCACAAAGAGTGGCTT GCTGAGTTAAACATTCTTGGTGATATTGTTCACCCGAATCTGGTTAAATTGATTGGTTTTTGTATCGAAGATGATCAAAGATTATTGGTTTATCAGTTTATGCCTCGAGGAAGTTTGGAGAATCACCTCTTCAGAA GGTCCTTGCCTCTTCCGTGGGCGATTAGAATGAAAATTGCGCTCGGTGCAGCAAAAGGACTTCATTTTCTCCACGAAGAAGCTCAAAGGCCTATAATCTATCGTGATTTCAAGACGTCTAATATTCTATTAGATGCG GAATATAATGCAAAGCTCTCTGATTTTGGACTTGCTAAAGATGGTCCTCAAGGTGAAAATACACATATATCAACAAGAGTTATGGGAACATACGGCTACGCAGCTCCTGAGTATGTGATGACGG GTCATTTGACATCAAAAAGCGACGTCTATAGTTTTGGGGTAGTGCTACTTGAAATGCTCACCGGTCGACGAGCTGTTGATAAGAATAGACCGAACGGGGAACACAACCTTGTCGAGTGGGCAAGACCTGTACTAGGAGAACGAAGATTATTATTCCAGATAATCGATCCTCGTCTCGAAGGTCACTTCTCAGTGAAAGGAGCACAAAAAGCCGCCCAACTAGCCGCTCAATGCCTTAGCCGTGATCCAAAACTCAGACCTATGATGAGTGAAGTTGTTCAAGCTCTAAAGCCTCTGCAAAACCTCAAAGACATGGCTATCACGTCGTATCACTTTCAAGTCGTGCGAGTAGATCGCACGATGTCGATGCCAAAAAACGGTACGCAAACACAGTTAACATCTTTATCGAAGAAAGGTCAACCTATGAGGATATTGTCGAGCCCAAATGGTCAAAACGGTTCTCCGTATCGTCATTACATTAAGTCGCCTAAACCTAACGGATAA